AGTGGATGGCCTCGGCCAACCGGGTCGACGAACTCGCAGAAGCGCTCGAGAGTCTGGATATCGCCGTCATCATGGAGGAGAAAGAGTTTATCGATTTCGGCGTCAGCGACGACGATACGATTCACTTAGAAGATCTCGCGGTCGCGCATCGCAATGGCCGAATCGTGATTGCTGGCGCGAACGTTGTCATTCCAACTGGCGAAAAGCTGCTGGTGGCGGGGCCGAGCGGCACGGGAAAGAGCACGCTTGTTCGCGCCCTCGCCGGGTTATGGCCGTGGGGCTCCGGGCGTATCCTCTTGCCGAAAGACGCCCACATCGCCTTTGTGCCGCAGAAGCCGTACATCCCCCTGGGCGCGCTTCGTCAGGCCATGCTCTATTCAATTTCCGACAAGGAAATCACCGACGATATGCTCGAAGGCGCGATGCGGCGATGCGGCCTGGGTTATCTCGTCAAGCATCTCGACGAAGAGCAGCGCTGGGACCAAACGCTTTCCGGCGGCGAGCGGCAGCGAACGGCTTTTGTTCGGCTCTTGCTGGAAAGGCCGCAGATCATCATCATGGATGAGGCGACGTCGGCGCTCGACGAAGAGAGTCAGGTTTCGATGCTTCGCCTGTTCAATGAAGATCTCGCCGGCGCGACGGTGATCAGCGTCGGCCATCGCGTTGGCATGGAAGATTTTCACGACAAGAAACTCGTTCTTGAGCGCCGTCCGGCCGGCGCGCATATTACAAGCCGTAAGCTACAAAAATCCCTGTGGCACTTGTTCGACGAGGCCGCGCTTCATTGATTTGTTGACGCTAGAGCAGGCTCCGAAAAAGTTGCCAGACTTTTTCGATGAGAACCTGCTCGAACATTCTTACTTTTTAAGTTGAGCGACCTCCCTACCGATCACATGATTCCATGTGATCGGTAAGCGCGCCAGGGTTGGCCGCGCATGTATCCTCAACTGTGCCCAACGATCCATATATCGGGTTTCCCAAAGGACTTATCGTTGCTCTGCGTCGATCAGCAAATGCGACATGCGTTTGAGCGGCGCAGATTTCTTTGGCCCTTTGGGAGGATCAGATATGCAAATGGCTTACAACGGAGCAACGCCGTCGGTCGCGCCGATGGGCGTGACCATGGATCAGATGTTTGCGCCGCAGGGCTTTATCGGCGGCGCGCTCGGCAGTGCGCTGGGCGGATTAGGCGGCGGCGCGCTTGGCCGCGCCTTTGGCAACCAGAATCTCGGTCGGCAGATCGGCAGCGTCGCTGGCGGCGTGCTCGGCGGACTGCTGCCGTTTGAGGCCGGCCCGCAGGCCTACGCTGGAACGTATTATGTTCCGCAGACGGCTGCGCCCGGCTTTGCGCCTCAGGGAATCGTCGGCGATGCGCTTGGCGCCATCGGCGCGCCGCTTGGCGGCTTCATTGGCGGCCGTTTCGGCAATGCCGGACTTGGCCAGACGATCGGCGGCACGGTGGGCGGACTTGCCCAGCGCTTCCTGCCGTTCGAAGCCGGCCCGCAGCCCTACGCCGGGACCTATTACGTCCCGCAGACGGCGGCGCCCGGCTTTGCGCCGCAGGGGATCGTCGGCGACGCGCTTGGCGCGATCGGCGCGCCGCTTGGCGGCTTCATCGGCGGCCGTTTCGGCAATGCCGGACTTGGCCAGACGATCGGCGGCACGGTGGGCGGTCTTGCCCAGCGCTTCCTGCCGTTCGAATCCGCGCCGGTGTTCGCGCCGCAGGGAATCGTCGGCGATGCGCTCGGCGCCATCGGCGCGCCGCTCGGCGGCTTCATTGGCGGCCGTTTCGGCAACGCCGGACTCGGCCAGACGATCGGCGGCACGGTGGGCGGTCTCGCTCAGCGTTTCCTGCCGTTCGAATCCGCGCCGGTGTTCGCGCCGCAGGGGATCGTCGGCGACGCGCTTGGCGCGATCGGGGCGCCGCTCGGCGGCTTCATCGGCGGCCGTTTCGGCAACGCCGGTCTCGGTCAGACGATCGGCGGCACGGTGGGCGGTCTCGCTCAGCGCTTCCTGCCGTTCGAGGCGGAGCCGGTTTTCGTTCCGCAGGGCTTCATCGGCGATGCGCTCGGCGCGGTCGGGGGCCGGGTTGGCAACTGGATCGGCGGACGCTTCGGCAACGCCGGCGCTGGCCAGACGGTTGGCAATGTGGTGGGCGGTCTCGCTCAGCGCTTCCTGCCGTTCGAAGCTGGCCCACAGGCTGGAGCTTATTATGTCCCCCAGACGGCTGCGCCTGTGTTTGCGCCGCAGGGCATCGTCGGCGATGCGCTTGGCGCGATTGGCGCGCCGCTTGGCGGTTTCATCGGCGGGCGCTTCGGCAATGCGGGACTTGGTCAGACGATCGGCGGCACGGTAGGCGGACTGGCCCAGCGCTTCCTGCCCTTCGACGCAGCGCCGCAGCCCGTCTACTACGTGCCGCAGATGCAGGCGCCGATGTACGGCTGACGTCTGAGCGACGCAATCGACGCGACGCATGAAGGATGATCTGCTGCCGCTTCCGGGCCGATTCATCGGCCCGGAAGCCCTCAAGAGATCAGGATCGCGAAATCATGAGCGCAACGAACGGCATCGATCAATTTCTGGTGGCGCCCCGCAACGCGGCGAGCACAGGGGATTTGGCCGCTTTCGAACAGGCGATGCAGTCTGTTCCCGGCGCCGCAATTCTTCAGCGCGCCGGCAAGGCCGGTCAACCAAGGCTGGTCGTCGCTTTACCTGCGGCGAGCGCAAGTCACTTGCGCGAACAATTTAGCGCGACCCTGATCATCGAACCAAACGCTCCGCTGAAACCATTTTAGCGCCGGCGCGCGTCCTTCATAGCGATGCGCAGGCTGGCCCAATTTTATTAGGAGAGTCGAAATGGCTGGTCCCGACAATAGCAATCCTGCGCCGAATGGCCACAACCCAGAGCCGCCCGCGCCGTCAACAAATGGCGCCGAAGTGCGGGTCGAACCGATGGCGATAGCCCCCACCGAGCGCTTCATGATCGCCTCGCGGCGCGTGCCAGGATTCGCGCCCGCTTCGGCCATGGATCTCGCCAATGCGCTGCCCGACGTTAAGATTGTGCGGCGAATTCAGCCGCGCGGGCTCACCGCTTTTTCTGCGGGGGGCTCCGCTTCGCAGTCGCCCGAAATTCTCGTCGCCGAAATGGACCCTGCGCGCGGCGCCGCGCTGCAGGCGTCGTCGCCGCCCAACGTCATCGTGGAGCGCGACGCCTTTCTTCGCGCCTCGGACGACTTCCGTCCTTTCGACTTCAACGGAGCCATGCCGATTGCGGCGGGCGTCGGAGTCGACGTGCAGCTGCGCGTCGTGGGCGCTGGCGGCAAGCCGCTGTCCAAGGCCACCGTCTATGTCTATGGCCAGGGCTTTCCGGGCCAAGGCGTCACGAATGAGCGCGGCGAAGTCGTCGTGACCGTGTTCGGCGGTCCGATCGAGACCATCCAGGCGATTTACGTCAAACCTGCCGCCGATCATTGGGATCGTATGCTGCGCGGGCCAGCGCTTCAGGCCGGCGCCGTGAACACGGTGCAATTGCGTCCGCTGACCGAACGCTTCAACGGCTTTCCTCAAAACGGCATGGTTGGCTGGGGCCAGCGCCTCATGAAGCTCGACCGGCTCGATCCTTCATTCACCGGCGCCGGCGTCAAGATCGGCATCATCGATTCAGGTTGCGACAGCGCGCACCCGCAGTTGCGCCATGTGACGCGGGGCGCCGATCTCACCAATGGCGGCGACAAGACGAGTTGGTCGAACGATCAAATCGGCCATGGAACGCATTGCGCTGGAATCATTACGGCCGCCTCCGATGGCGTCGCCGGCATTCGCGGCTTTGCGCCGAGGGCGGAAGTTCACGCGTTGAAAGTATTTCCCGGCGGACGGTTCAGCGATCTTATCGATGCGCTCGACGAATGCATCGAACGGCAGCTCGACGTCGTCAATATGAGCCTTGGCAGCGGCGATCCTTCCGAACTCGTCGCCCAGAAAATCGCCGAAGCGCGCCAGAGCGGCGTCGCCTGCATCGTCGCCGCCGGAAACTCCAGCGGACCTGTGCAGTTTCCCGGCATGCTGCCGACGGTGCTGACGGTCGCCGCGATGGGCAAACTCGACGAGTTTCCTTCTGACAGCTACCATGCGCAGACCGTCGTTCCGCAACTTGTCGCGGGGACGATGTTCTCGCCGAAATTCACGTGCTTTGGGCCGCAGATCACTGTCGCGGCGCCTGGCGTTGCAATTGTCTCCACTGTGCCTGGCGGGGGCTATGCGGCTTGGGACGGCACCTCGATGGCGACGCCTCACGTCACCGGCATGGCGGCGCTGCTTCTCGCGCACCATCCGCTCCTCGCTGGGGCGCGGACGGGGCGCAACGAGCAACGCGTCGCGCAGCTCTTCTCGTTGTTGGCCGCGTCGGGCGTCCGCTATCTCGGCGACTCCACGCGCGAAGGAGCCGGCGCGCCGGATTTTGAGCGCACACCCAGTCTCGCCGCGGCTCAGCCTTTGGGCGCGGCTGCGCCGGCGAACGCGGGACTGGCGCCGGCGGGAGCGATGATCGACGGATT
Above is a genomic segment from Methylocystis rosea containing:
- a CDS encoding S8 family serine peptidase, with the translated sequence MAGPDNSNPAPNGHNPEPPAPSTNGAEVRVEPMAIAPTERFMIASRRVPGFAPASAMDLANALPDVKIVRRIQPRGLTAFSAGGSASQSPEILVAEMDPARGAALQASSPPNVIVERDAFLRASDDFRPFDFNGAMPIAAGVGVDVQLRVVGAGGKPLSKATVYVYGQGFPGQGVTNERGEVVVTVFGGPIETIQAIYVKPAADHWDRMLRGPALQAGAVNTVQLRPLTERFNGFPQNGMVGWGQRLMKLDRLDPSFTGAGVKIGIIDSGCDSAHPQLRHVTRGADLTNGGDKTSWSNDQIGHGTHCAGIITAASDGVAGIRGFAPRAEVHALKVFPGGRFSDLIDALDECIERQLDVVNMSLGSGDPSELVAQKIAEARQSGVACIVAAGNSSGPVQFPGMLPTVLTVAAMGKLDEFPSDSYHAQTVVPQLVAGTMFSPKFTCFGPQITVAAPGVAIVSTVPGGGYAAWDGTSMATPHVTGMAALLLAHHPLLAGARTGRNEQRVAQLFSLLAASGVRYLGDSTREGAGAPDFERTPSLAAAQPLGAAAPANAGLAPAGAMIDGFAPLSAPAPWAIDPAMMQRVNPAIIQRMMQLRAAGLI